The Cylindrospermum stagnale PCC 7417 genome segment CTTTGAGCAGAGAAAAATAAAATTCCCATTTTAACAGTCTGATAACCTTAGCGGTTAAGGGTGACCTGCTCGTTTGGGAATCAGTAGAAAACACTATCAGATTTTACAAGTAATACTGGTATTTTTCCCAGTGACTTGTATGTCTGGGGGAATTTGTCCGAGATTCTACAGTTGCCAGAATTATGTGCAAGGACTATCTTATAAATTATGAATTATGAAGTATGAATTATGGAGTTCCATGCTTCGCTTCACAACTCATAATTTATCGGCTTCCAGGCTTAAGGCGAGAGAAGAAGATGAGTGATCAAGAGTAGTTTTGAGTTATGGCATCTTAACTCAGCACTCAGCAACGTCAGTTACTTCAAGTTCGTTCAAGCAAGGCACTAGCAAATCAGTGCTGTGTTTAAGCCATTTGATTTTCAATCGCCCACCGCGCTAGTTCAGTGCGGTTGTGGAGATTGGTCTTGCCCAACATATTGGACACATGGCTTTCAACAGTACGTTGACTGACATTTAATTCTTCAGCAATTTCCCGGTTAGCTAAACCTCTAGCTACAAACTGTACTACTTTCAGTTCGGTTGGGGTTAATTGCACATCGAAAGGAACCTGGATGCGAGAACCGTTTTCTCCTCCCTTTGCTTGGTGTTCTTTCCAACGGATAGTTTGCTTCAGCGAAGATTCTACTTGCGCTACGAGTTCTTCTGGTTCAAAAGGCTTGACCATATAAACGTCAGCACCTTTATTTAGACCTTTAACTCGGTCTGCGCTTTGCCCCTTAGCTGAAAGGAAAAGAACGGGAATCCAACTAGTACGTTCGTTTTGCCGGACCTGTTCCACAAAAGTGTATCCGTCCATTTCCGGCATCATCACGTCGCAGATGATCATGTCTGGAACGTCATGTTCTAGAATTTCCAGAGCTTCTCGTCCATTTTCCGCCGTGATGACTTCATAGCCCCGGAATTCCAAGTAATCCTTCACCAGCAAGATGAGGTTAGGGTCATCGTCAATCAATAGAAGTCGTTTGTGATCTTTCATGCTGGGCTCTTTCATAGCAGTGGCACTTGTTGCGCTTCGATCCATCAAGGTCTTGAATAGTTATCCTCTTTGGTGGATTATTGAGATGTTGTCTTTTTTCCCACCGAACTTGCTTTTGCTATCTCGGAGTCTTAGAAGTGGAGAGCACTTTCAAGAGATTTAGTAGCTCAAGCAGAAGTCTAGTAAGGATACGTAGAGCAGTAGTAATTATAATGCGCTATTATATATCGCTTTGAAAGGTGCGGGCTAAAAAACGCTGATTAAATCATAATCCTTCTGCTTCACAAGTTAAGTTTTGGCTCAAGATGACCCTAGCTCAAGACTAACCCGCGCTTTCATTTGCTTACTGCCATACAATATCCTTCGGATGTTTTGCCTCTATTCAGAGGTTCACGTTAAACCGGGGAAGTTTTTGGCGTCATGATGGCTTAAAAATGCGTATTCTTCCACCATCATTATGCCGATTAAGTTTTCTTGGATGATCCGCTCAATGACTTCCTTTCTTTGCTTGTCGATACCAGACCCCATCCGAGTAAACTACCATTATCGGCCCAGAACAACAAACACGCAAGCAGTTGGCTTTTGTCCTGAAGATGCAAATGGGACGACTCTCTTGCGGCTGGTTGAGTTTTAGCTCTCTCAGTCGCTTTTTTAAGTATTCCCAGAATTCCAGACTAGCTTGTTTTGAGCAGCAGTTTGCAACTGTTGAGTCAGAACCAATAAAAAGGCGTCGCTGAATCAATGCATGTTCAAGAGTTTCTACACAATTACTTAGGTCCTTACGTTCCAGGGATTTAGTAGCTTTGGGGATGGGATGGCTAGACTGGATCACTGTATTGTTACTCATCGAGCGGCTCCCTGATTACAGTTCTATAACAATTTCCCCACTTTGCAAATAAAGTTGTCTATATAAAAATATTCGTAACTTACACAACAGAACCCGAAAGATAGGAATAATTAAGTATTAATACTTTAAGTACCCTTGCCCTCTCCTAGTTCGGGAACCCGTACACCAGGTAATGTTGCTATTGCTAGGCTCTTTTCGCTAAATTAGCACTCAGGAGTTGAGAGTGCTAACTCTGGAGAAATATTTGTATGGCAGCTTTATCTCTAACCGTTTCTACAGTTAAACCATTAGGCGATCGCGTTTTCGTGAAAGTGAGCGCCTCGGAAGAAAAGACCGCAGGTGGTCTTTACTTGCCCGACACCGCCAAGGAAAAGCCCCAGGTAGGGGAAGTAGTCGCCCTTGGACCAGGCAAGCGTAACGACGACGGTGGACGTCAAGAATTGGAAATTAAAGTCGGCGATAAGGTGTTGTACTCCAAGTACGCTGGCACCGACATCAAGCTCGGCACAGAAGAATATGTACTGCTTTCTGAAAAAGACATTTTAGCAGTCGTGATTTAAATGGTTGATCAGGGGCTGCGGTGATCAAGTATTAGGACAGAGTGCCTAATCCCCAATTTCCAACCCCCAATCCCCATTTCAAGACAAATTTGACTTACCCCCTGAATTAGAGATATTTATGGCAAAGCGCATCATATACAACGAAAACGCCCGTCGTGCCTTGGAACGAGGCATTGACATCTTAGCTGAGGCTGTAGCCGTTACTCTTGGCCCCAGAGGCCGTAACGTAGTTCTAGAGAAGAAATTTGGCGCACCGCAAATCGTTAATGACGGTGTCACCATCGCTAAAGAAATCGAATTAGAAGACCATATTGAAAACACTGGAGTAGCTCTGATTCGTCAAGCTGCTTCTAAAACAAACGACGCTGCGGGTGATGGTACCACCACCGCTACAGTTTTAGCTCATGCGATCGTCAAAGAAGGCTTGCGGAACGTTGCTGCTGGCGCCAATGCAATTTTGCTGAAGCGCGGTATTGACAAAGCAACCGCTTTCCTTGTCGAGAAAATTGCTGAACACGCTCGTCCTGTAGAAGATTCTAAAGCGATCGCCCAAGTTGCAGCAATCTCGGCTGGTAACGACGAAGAAGTCGGTCAGATGATTGCTCAAGCTATGGACAAAGTCGGTAAGGAAGGCGTAATTTCCCTAGAAGAAGGGAAATCGATGACCACCGAACTCGAAATCACCGAAGGGATGCGCTTTGATAAAGGCTACATCTCCCCCTACTTCGCAACCGACGCAGAGCGGATGGAAGCAGTTTTCGATGAGCCTTACCTGCTGCTGACCGACAAGAAAATTGCCCTCGTACAAGACCTCGTACCTGTACTTGAGCAAGTAGCTCGCTCTGGTCGTCCTTTGGTAATTATCGCCGAAGATATTGAAAAAGAAGCTTTAGCAACCTTGGTGGTTAACCGTTTACGCGGTGTACTCAACGTTGCTGCTGTCAAAGCTCCTGGTTTTGGCGATCGCCGCAAAGCCCTTCTAGAAGATATCGCCATCCTCACCGGTGGTCAATTAATCACTGAAGATGCTGGTTTGAAGCTGGATAACACCAAGCTAGAAAGCCTCGGTAAAGCACGCCGCATCACCATTACCAAAGACAGCACCACAATTGTTGCCGAAGGTAACGAAGTTGGCGTTAAAGCCCGCATCGAGCAAATTCGTCGCCAAATGGACGAAACCGAATCTTCCTACGACAAAGAAAAGCTACAAGAGCGTCTCGCTAAGTTAGCTGGTGGTGTCGCCGTGGTGAAAGTGGGTGCAGCCACCGAAACCGAAATGAAAGACAAAAAGCTGCGTTTAGAAGACGCTATCAACGCCACCAAGGCTGCTGTGGAAGAAGGTATCGTTCCCGGTGGTGGTACAACTCTGGCTCACCTAGCTCCTGAATTAGAAGTTTGGGCTAAGGGTAACCTCAAAGATGAAGAGTTGATTGGTGCTTTGATTGTCGCTCGTGCATTACCTGCTCCTCTGAAGAGAATCGCAGAAAACGCCGGTCAGAATGGCGCTGTAATTGCTGAACGTGTGAAAGAGAAGGATTTCAACATTGGCTATAACGCCGCAACCAACGAATTCGTTGATTTGCTGGAAGCTGGTATTGTTGACCCTGCTAAAGTAACTCGTTCCGCACTGCAAAATGCTGCTTCTATCGCTGGCATGGTGTTGACAACCGAATGTATCGTAGTTGACAAACCTGAGCCTAAGGATGGCGCTCCTGCTGGCGCTGGCGGTGGTATGGGTGGCGGAGACTTCGATTACTAAGATTTTTTAAGTCCCCTAATTTTGAAAACGGCTGCTTCCGCAAGGAGGCGGCTGTTTTTTTTGTTTAATGAACCGCGAAGGCACGTATCGCTAAAGCGAAAGCTTCGCTAACGCGTAGCGTCTCGAAGAGATAGAGCGCGAAGAAAAATTGAAGAAAAATTAGTAAAAGTAAAAATTCTCTAGAGAAGAAGGAAGGAATAAAAAATACAATTATAATAAGCTTAATTAAGGGTATTACCGCATTTAATCAATAACTATGGCTCAATTTGAATGGTTTGAATTTACCCCTTTGTCAAAAGATGATTTTATTTCTCATTTTCAGGATAGCAAAATTAACATTGAATATTGCTATATCAGATGGTGTGAACTTTATAAACGTTGTGGTATGAGGTTTTATAGATACCAATATAATCGCCATTGTTTAGTAGAATTTCGTGAATTTTGCTATGAAAATCATATCAATATTAAGTTTATTGAGGAATTAGATCAAGATGAAAAGTATTATCAAAGCTGGCAAAAATGGAAACAAAATTCATCAGATTTAGAAAAACATTTTAACGGCCAGCAAATTTTAATTAAACAACTTTCGTATCCAACTGATAAAGAAGGACAACTATTACAAGATGTCGGAATTTTATTGATAGAAGATATAATCCAAGGATGGAATGGAAAAATTCAAACTGCTGCAAAAGGTTTATGGTTTAATTTAAATATTAATTCTACACCGGAAGAACAAGCTTATTTTAAAAAAATACCTTATTCAAATTATTTAAGAAGTTCACATTGGCGGCGTGTTCGCTCTGCCATGATTCTACTTGAGGGTGCTATTTGTAATGAGTGCCTATATCATCATGGTGGTGAATCTTATTATGGAACAGATTGGGATTCAGAACTTCAAGTTCACCATTTGCATTATAAAAACTTGGGTTGCGAAAGATACGAAGATTTGCAACTTTTGTGCAAACCACATCATAAACAAGTCCATTTAAATCTAACTAAATGATATTATCAACTATTAATTATGAAAATAGTAGGGTGCGTTAGCGACAGCATAACGCACCGCAATATATCAACAGAAAAAATTGGTTCGTCAACTTTGTGTAACGCACCCTTGGAATAGGAAAATAGAAAAATTTGAGTTACGATAATGCTTGTAAATATTTAGCTGAACAGTACCCTGCTGATTTTGTGCGTTGGTTGTTGGGGGTAGAACCGCCACAAATTGAAGTACTGAAAACAGAATTAACTCTTGAACCAATTCGCGCTGATTCTGTAACGTTTTTGCAAACAGCTAACCAAATTTTGCATATTGAATTTCAAACTTTACCCAAGTCTAAAACGCCGCTTAATTTCCGAATGCTTGATTATTCTGTCAGGTTGAAGCGTCAGTATAAATGTCCTGTTACTCAGGTGTTGATATTTTTGCAGGAAACTGATAAAGAGGTGGCTTTTACTCAAGAATACCGAGATAACACAACAACTCATCAATATCAGGTTATCCGTCTTTGGGAACAAGATTCAACGCCGTTTTTAGCAAATCCTGCACTGTTACCTTTAGCAACTTTGACGCAAACTGACTCACCACCAGCTTTACTAGCGCAAGTTGCGGAACAAGTCGCTACAATTCCAGATAGGGAGCAGCGCCAAAATATCGCCGGTTGTGTAGAAATTCTGGCGGGTTTACGGTTTGAAAAGGATTTGGTTCGTCAATTTTTGCGGGAGGATATTATGAAAGAATCTGTAATTTATCAAGATATTGTTCAAAAGGAAGCGTTTAAACTAATCAGCCGTCAGCTTAAACGGCGTTTTGGTGATATTGACGCATCATCACTTGAGCAGGTTCGCAATTTATCTGTTGAAGAGTTAGAGGAATTAGGAGAAGCGTTGTTTGATTTTTCTGAAGTTGCTGATTTGGTAGCTTGGTTAGAACAGCAGGAAAGGGGTTGATAAAGTTATAAAAGCAACACTAAGAGCGGTTAATAAACTCCTCTGGCTCAATACCAGCTTGCTTCAAAATTCCACGTAATGTTCCTTCTGGCATATCACCAGAATGATTGGGGATAGTAGCATAACGATTAGTTTCAGGATTAAACCAAATTTCGTGACTTCCTGCGGCTTGACGATGAAAAATAAAGCCAAAGGATTTGATAATTTTGACAATTTGTCTGTAGCTAAAGCCAGATAACCGTCCCATGAATTGACTACTGGCTTACAACTAAGGGATAGTTAAATTGCTCGGCTATTGGTTGCAAGTAATCGGGTTCTTTATCCTGAGATTGCGCTTCTAGCAACTTACGTGCTACATCACGGGCAATTTCTAAAGTTTCTGCAACCGTTCTTCCTTGAGCGACTAAGCCTTGAAGCTCATCAGAAGTGGCTAAATAAACACCTTCTGGTAACTTCTCAATGTGGATATTTAGCAATCTTTCCATTTTTACTTACTTGTTCAACAACTTTAATAGCTATTATATCGCTTGACTGAAAAACGCGGGCGCTCTAAATCAATTTGTAATTCTTGATGCATCCATTCAGTAATTTACTCTCTGCATAAATTCTTTAGCTAGGTTAACCATCGATTCATGAGAATCACCGTATTTTTGTTTGTATGTTAACTGAACACTATAATTTAAACTTTCGGCAATTTTTGCTCTTTCGGGAATTTTTGTGTAAAAAGCTGGGGGGAAAAAAGGATTAACGATAATGAAATTTAAACTCTCAGTTTGGGCGATGGTTCCGTTATAACGACAAATTAATGTTCCTAAAGATTTGAGGGTGTGTTGGTAATCTCTATTAAACTTATCGATGTGTTCAAGTAATAAATCTAAACCGTGAGTAGACATTCTATTTGGTACACAGGGAATTAGACAAAAGTCACTTACATAAAATGCACTATTAACAACTTTATTAATACTTGGTGGACAGTCTATTAAAATATAATCATAATTTTCTAACAATGGATTGAGCAACTGACGAAGTATAGAAACTGAACTTGGTGGTAAATCTTGCTGAATTTCAAATAATTTAGGACTGCTTGGTATTAGATGCAGACAATTGAAAGAGTTTTTGTTTCTTACATTTGAGACATTTTCTTTAACTATAAATTTATCGTTATTACCATTTTCTGAAAAATATTCATAATTTTGAAATAAATAAGGTAACGTCAATTTTCTAAATTCAAATTGTCTTTCCCAAATATCTTCAGACATCAGGGCGCTAGTCAAGTTACTCTGAGGATCAAGATCAATCGCAAGTACACGCTTGCCGTACATTGTATCGCCTGCCAAATATTCTGCCAATACCATAACAAGGGTAGTTTTGCCAACTCCACCCTTGAGGTTGCAAATACTAATCACTTTAGCTGTCATATTTTTTGGTAGATACACAGGGCTGTAATTCTATATTCCCAGAAAATCAACCCAAATAACATATCAAGTTTCAGCCTAGCAGAATTAGGGTTACAGCTAGTGGCAGCACTGCGAGCAAAACACTATTTTGTTAATGTCCGTGAATATACGTTTGTTTATCTGGCAGAGTTAGATTTAACTAGATTTAAACGTTATTCTTAGCTTTTTTGCCTCTTTACGGGAAATTATCAACTATAAACATGGTAAAACCACAGTATGAAGGTTATAGCGACAGCACACCAACAAAATTAGTTAAAGAAAAGTTTGGGGATGCCAATGTTTACGCCCAAAATGCTAAATCGATATTAACAAAAGCTACTGGTTTTATTGCTGCTTATGACTTTACTCTCAATCCTTATCGGGGTTGTCAATATGGTTGTAGTTATTGCTATGCTGCTGCATTTAGCCCTAATACTCAAATGCGTCAAGACTGGGGTAAATGGGTAATTTTTAAAGAAAATGCTGCGGAAATTTTAGAGAAAGAGTTAAATAAATGGTATAAGAAAAATCCTCATCAACCGCCCAGAATTTACATGAGTAGCGTTACAGATCCTTATCAGCCTCTGGAATCTAAACATCAGCTAACTCGTAGGTTGTTAGAGGTGATGCTTGATGTGAGAGATAATGGTTTTCTAACTCCAACTTTAGTAATTCAAACTCGCAGTCCAATTATTACTAGAGATATTGATTATTTACAACGATTTCAAAGATTGCGAATTAATATGAGTATTCCCACTGGTAGCGAATCGGTGAGAAGAGATTTTGAACCACGTTCGCCTAGTATTAAAGCCAGACTAAATGCTATTAATAAAATTAAACAAAATATTGATAATTTTAAAGGCTTTCTTCCCAAAATTTCTATTACTGTAACACCGCTACTTCCAAGTTTACCAAGTGATGAAACAGCTTTTATTGATAAATTAGCTATTGCCGATAGAGTGGTGATTCAAGATTTTCACCCTAGTCATAAAGGTTCTTTGATGGCATCAACCCGCGAAGAAGCTGAGGAAATTAAGCGAAAGTATGCTTGGTGGTATGAAAATGAGCAATTAAGCTATATCAGGTTTAAGCAAAAGTTAGTTTCTCGGCTTCCAGGTGTAGAAATTAAAGAAGGAAAAGACGGATTTGGTTATGAGTAATTTTATTGCTAATTGGTGGCGCAGTCAGCAGTTAAAGTCAGCATTGAGCCGTGGCGATATCCGAAGTGCTGTGCAACTCTTGCAAGAGATTCAAAAATCTGGTGCAAGTTTCTCATGGTTGGAAAAACTATTTAGGGATAAACTGCAACTCGAACGTTATTCTCAGGAATATAAACGAGAAAAAGAAACTTTAACGAAACAACTAACAGAAGCATCTCAGCAAAATCATAATTTGTTATTAACACCTGATGCCGAGTTCGTTAAATATATCTACAAGGTTTTTAATTTAGTCCAGCATGATGAACATAAACTACAAGCTACTGGGATTGATGAGCGGATATTTGAAGATTTTGAAGCTAGGCTAGTTGAATATCTCCAAGAAGAATTTAATAAGTTGTCTGATAAACAACTAGCAGTTAAGTTGGTAGATGCTCTTGAGGATATTAACAACTTAAAAATTGGACAAGATCCAGACTATGGTTTTAGTCTGACTCCTCATGTCTACTTTATGAAGTATTTTTTAGAAAATGTATATTGTCTCTATTTAGCCTGGTTTCTCATTTATCAAGATGGGTTACTATTAACTAAAGTTAATATCCTTGATATTGCAGCGGGTCCAGGAACAACTGCTTATGGTTTGGCTTTATTTCTCGAAAGTTGTAGCAGCTTTTTTGAGATTCCACAAATGCATGTATCTTACTATTCTTTAGAAAAACAAGATGCTTTCCAGTATCGAGGGCTTCAATTTTGGCGTAAATATATCGAGTCACGGATAACCCCTGCAAATACTTACTTTCGCTTTGTTACTGCTGACATCTTTATGTGGGATGTTCAATCTAGTAATATACCAAATAATTTTTTTGATTACATCGTAATTTCCCACTGTTTCTTTGCAGATAAAAGCAAAACATTACAGGTTAATGATATCTATAAACAAATAATTGCTAAGAGCTTAAATCAACAAGGTTACGTTCTGCTAGTTATACAGGATAAGAAATTATTCAAATATTATAATCTTCAACCAAGCGAAGACCAAGAACAGGAAAAAAATATCGTACTTAAATTTGTTTCTGAACTAGGCTTAAAGTTAATTTGGTATAGATATATAACATCTAGAGCTTCCAGAAATCCTTGTTCTGCTGCTGAGTTTACCAAATTTGCTAAAGATAAACTACCTAAACAGCGGTATATGGCTCCAATAATACAAAAGTATCTTGGACAAAAATATAATTCTAACTATACTTTAGATGATTATGTAATATTGGCAAGGAAATAATGTTAAATTTCAGTTTAAATAAAATCTAATATTTACTCTATAAATGACTTGCAAGCATTGAACTATATTTTCCCAGGTACTCAACAAGTCTCTTGAAGTACTCCTGACGCTACTGCTGGAAAAAATCTTTGCATGGGTGCTGAAGGATGAAAACTACCAACGCTTCAACCAGTTCCTAAAAATGCGAGTTCTCGTCCTCTTTCTCGATTGGGTTTTGATCAAAACACCCCGAGAATCCCTACCATTCGCACCACCAAAGAAAAATTCAGAACCCCAGGAGTAGGGTTAACGGCGATCTTTGTAGAACAAAATTAAAAAATAAATTGTTTAGAATGCTTACAGGGGGCTATCCTGGCTTTACGGGTGTGTTGCCCTGAAAACTGCAAAAGTGCCCTATACATGGCTATCCTATGAGTTCAAAATCTTCTCGTTCTGACAAAATTCTGGTTGTAGATGATTCTCCGGATAATGTGTTTTTGATCAAAACGATTTTGGAGGAAGAAGGCTATACAATTAGCACCGC includes the following:
- a CDS encoding response regulator transcription factor; this translates as MDRSATSATAMKEPSMKDHKRLLLIDDDPNLILLVKDYLEFRGYEVITAENGREALEILEHDVPDMIICDVMMPEMDGYTFVEQVRQNERTSWIPVLFLSAKGQSADRVKGLNKGADVYMVKPFEPEELVAQVESSLKQTIRWKEHQAKGGENGSRIQVPFDVQLTPTELKVVQFVARGLANREIAEELNVSQRTVESHVSNMLGKTNLHNRTELARWAIENQMA
- the groES gene encoding co-chaperone GroES; the encoded protein is MAALSLTVSTVKPLGDRVFVKVSASEEKTAGGLYLPDTAKEKPQVGEVVALGPGKRNDDGGRQELEIKVGDKVLYSKYAGTDIKLGTEEYVLLSEKDILAVVI
- the groL gene encoding chaperonin GroEL (60 kDa chaperone family; promotes refolding of misfolded polypeptides especially under stressful conditions; forms two stacked rings of heptamers to form a barrel-shaped 14mer; ends can be capped by GroES; misfolded proteins enter the barrel where they are refolded when GroES binds) — protein: MAKRIIYNENARRALERGIDILAEAVAVTLGPRGRNVVLEKKFGAPQIVNDGVTIAKEIELEDHIENTGVALIRQAASKTNDAAGDGTTTATVLAHAIVKEGLRNVAAGANAILLKRGIDKATAFLVEKIAEHARPVEDSKAIAQVAAISAGNDEEVGQMIAQAMDKVGKEGVISLEEGKSMTTELEITEGMRFDKGYISPYFATDAERMEAVFDEPYLLLTDKKIALVQDLVPVLEQVARSGRPLVIIAEDIEKEALATLVVNRLRGVLNVAAVKAPGFGDRRKALLEDIAILTGGQLITEDAGLKLDNTKLESLGKARRITITKDSTTIVAEGNEVGVKARIEQIRRQMDETESSYDKEKLQERLAKLAGGVAVVKVGAATETEMKDKKLRLEDAINATKAAVEEGIVPGGGTTLAHLAPELEVWAKGNLKDEELIGALIVARALPAPLKRIAENAGQNGAVIAERVKEKDFNIGYNAATNEFVDLLEAGIVDPAKVTRSALQNAASIAGMVLTTECIVVDKPEPKDGAPAGAGGGMGGGDFDY
- a CDS encoding HNH endonuclease, whose amino-acid sequence is MAQFEWFEFTPLSKDDFISHFQDSKINIEYCYIRWCELYKRCGMRFYRYQYNRHCLVEFREFCYENHINIKFIEELDQDEKYYQSWQKWKQNSSDLEKHFNGQQILIKQLSYPTDKEGQLLQDVGILLIEDIIQGWNGKIQTAAKGLWFNLNINSTPEEQAYFKKIPYSNYLRSSHWRRVRSAMILLEGAICNECLYHHGGESYYGTDWDSELQVHHLHYKNLGCERYEDLQLLCKPHHKQVHLNLTK
- a CDS encoding DUF4351 domain-containing protein, with product MSYDNACKYLAEQYPADFVRWLLGVEPPQIEVLKTELTLEPIRADSVTFLQTANQILHIEFQTLPKSKTPLNFRMLDYSVRLKRQYKCPVTQVLIFLQETDKEVAFTQEYRDNTTTHQYQVIRLWEQDSTPFLANPALLPLATLTQTDSPPALLAQVAEQVATIPDREQRQNIAGCVEILAGLRFEKDLVRQFLREDIMKESVIYQDIVQKEAFKLISRQLKRRFGDIDASSLEQVRNLSVEELEELGEALFDFSEVADLVAWLEQQERG
- a CDS encoding type II toxin-antitoxin system HicA family toxin yields the protein MGRLSGFSYRQIVKIIKSFGFIFHRQAAGSHEIWFNPETNRYATIPNHSGDMPEGTLRGILKQAGIEPEEFINRS
- a CDS encoding type II toxin-antitoxin system HicB family antitoxin, encoding MERLLNIHIEKLPEGVYLATSDELQGLVAQGRTVAETLEIARDVARKLLEAQSQDKEPDYLQPIAEQFNYPLVVSQ
- a CDS encoding ParA family protein, producing MTAKVISICNLKGGVGKTTLVMVLAEYLAGDTMYGKRVLAIDLDPQSNLTSALMSEDIWERQFEFRKLTLPYLFQNYEYFSENGNNDKFIVKENVSNVRNKNSFNCLHLIPSSPKLFEIQQDLPPSSVSILRQLLNPLLENYDYILIDCPPSINKVVNSAFYVSDFCLIPCVPNRMSTHGLDLLLEHIDKFNRDYQHTLKSLGTLICRYNGTIAQTESLNFIIVNPFFPPAFYTKIPERAKIAESLNYSVQLTYKQKYGDSHESMVNLAKEFMQRVNY
- a CDS encoding SPL family radical SAM protein; its protein translation is MVKPQYEGYSDSTPTKLVKEKFGDANVYAQNAKSILTKATGFIAAYDFTLNPYRGCQYGCSYCYAAAFSPNTQMRQDWGKWVIFKENAAEILEKELNKWYKKNPHQPPRIYMSSVTDPYQPLESKHQLTRRLLEVMLDVRDNGFLTPTLVIQTRSPIITRDIDYLQRFQRLRINMSIPTGSESVRRDFEPRSPSIKARLNAINKIKQNIDNFKGFLPKISITVTPLLPSLPSDETAFIDKLAIADRVVIQDFHPSHKGSLMASTREEAEEIKRKYAWWYENEQLSYIRFKQKLVSRLPGVEIKEGKDGFGYE